A section of the Leptospira kobayashii genome encodes:
- the hisC gene encoding histidinol-phosphate transaminase: MTAKNPSDYIRREVIDFKPYVPGEQPGLGEKVIKLNTNENPYPPSPKIQLAVNEIITSGVLRKYPNYHSSELQNAIAKKYNLDPNQILVTNGSDEALRLLFYALLAPGDTVVAPEPTYSFYPVLTEEVMLGAKYKTIPLRSDLHFDFETLSREQGKLLCFAHPNAPTGILEDRNKLLELVKGFQGVVLSDEAYIDFTEPGTSLIPEIANHPNLVVTRTFSKSYSLAGLRVGFIVGELKLIDLIRKLKDSYNVGILDQTIAVTAWNDEEYFQICRTKVLEERTRLSKELTDLGFEIPPSATNFIFCKPKPGISPEGIYLKLKEKNILVRYFSKGIPKDYVRISIGTKEENDRLLAELKLILG, translated from the coding sequence ATGACAGCAAAAAACCCATCCGACTATATCCGTAGAGAGGTCATCGATTTCAAACCTTATGTGCCTGGAGAACAACCGGGCCTCGGCGAAAAGGTAATCAAACTCAATACAAACGAAAATCCATATCCTCCTTCACCTAAGATCCAATTGGCGGTGAATGAAATTATAACGTCCGGGGTTTTACGAAAGTATCCCAATTACCATTCAAGCGAATTGCAAAATGCGATCGCAAAAAAATACAATCTGGATCCGAACCAGATTTTAGTAACCAACGGCTCCGACGAAGCGCTTAGACTTTTATTTTACGCACTACTTGCTCCAGGAGATACCGTAGTGGCACCGGAACCTACCTATTCCTTTTATCCGGTTCTTACCGAAGAAGTGATGTTAGGTGCAAAATACAAAACGATTCCTCTCAGATCGGATTTACATTTTGATTTTGAAACACTTTCCCGGGAACAAGGAAAACTGCTTTGTTTTGCCCACCCCAACGCACCTACAGGCATACTGGAAGATAGAAATAAACTTTTGGAACTTGTGAAAGGATTCCAAGGAGTTGTACTTTCCGATGAGGCTTATATCGATTTTACGGAACCGGGAACGAGCCTGATTCCCGAAATTGCAAATCATCCGAATCTGGTAGTCACAAGAACCTTTTCCAAATCCTACTCTCTCGCAGGTCTCCGTGTGGGTTTTATCGTGGGGGAATTGAAACTCATCGATTTGATCCGAAAACTGAAAGATTCTTATAATGTGGGGATTTTGGATCAAACGATCGCAGTCACAGCTTGGAACGATGAAGAATATTTCCAAATCTGCAGGACCAAAGTTTTGGAAGAGAGAACAAGGCTTTCCAAAGAACTCACAGATCTTGGATTTGAAATTCCTCCCAGTGCTACGAATTTTATTTTCTGCAAACCGAAGCCGGGAATTTCTCCCGAAGGAATCTATCTCAAGCTCAAAGAAAAAAACATTCTGGTTCGTTATTTTTCCAAAGGAATCCCCAAAGACTATGTTCGAATTTCCATCGGGACCAAAGAGGAAAACGACAGACTACTTGCGGAACTCAAATTGATTTTAGGATAA
- the clpA gene encoding ATP-dependent Clp protease ATP-binding subunit ClpA, translated as MNLSKDMENSLETARKEAAKYNHEFITLEHLLYGLTFNEKAKEVLLSVGCDIELLRKELETYFVEDLATISVPSLSVQPRYTVGVQFVIQFAAFHVQNNGKTEVDGSNVLVALFREEDSQACYLLAKQNISRLDVVRFVSHGTKKSKNTEEALPWEEEEVLADEENKSALDKFCVNLTEKAKQGKLDPCIGREDEIDRTIHILARRRKNNPIFVGEAGVGKTSIVEGLAQRIVQGKVPDSLKHFIIYSLDMGLVMAGTKFRGEFEERLKNILNEVVGDPNKVIFVDEIHTIVGAGAVSGGSLDASNLMKPALANGELKCIGTTTYKEYKSIFEKDHALSRRFQKIEVEEPSVEDAVKILNGLKPKYEEFHGVKYSPKSIQSAVELSNLYIRDRQLPDKAIDLMDEAGAFVKLRDEKKENAKRQVNLPEIEALVSKIAKIPPKTVKTDDKKKLESLAADMQTVVFGQDHAIEQVVDSIHYSRSGLAGEGRPIGSFLFVGPTGVGKTEVAKTLAEKMGVAFLRFDMSEYMEKHSVSRLIGSPPGYVGYDQGGQLTDAIAKTPHCVLLLDEIEKAHEDIYNILLQVMDHATLTDSTGKKADFRQVILILTTNTGARESSKPLLGFEQSSYDDRSMKAIEQTFSPEFRNRLTSVIEFHPLTIPIVERIVDRMFLELKEKAKRKNVLIELSEEARTFLAETGYNKEMGARPIQRIIDTEIGKPLSKKILFASDSHEKWKVVIVKDTNGKPKIDLEKELS; from the coding sequence ATGAATCTATCTAAAGACATGGAAAATTCTCTCGAGACCGCAAGAAAGGAAGCGGCGAAATACAATCATGAATTCATTACACTGGAACATCTATTGTACGGACTCACTTTCAATGAAAAAGCGAAGGAAGTGCTTCTCAGTGTGGGATGCGATATAGAACTGTTACGCAAGGAATTGGAAACTTACTTCGTAGAAGACCTTGCAACGATTTCGGTTCCTTCTCTCTCAGTGCAACCCCGTTATACGGTGGGAGTTCAATTTGTCATCCAATTCGCAGCGTTTCATGTTCAAAACAACGGTAAAACGGAAGTGGACGGAAGCAACGTGCTGGTAGCATTATTTAGGGAAGAGGATTCCCAAGCCTGTTATCTATTGGCAAAACAAAATATCTCCCGTTTGGATGTGGTTCGTTTCGTGTCCCACGGAACCAAAAAAAGTAAAAACACGGAAGAAGCTTTGCCTTGGGAAGAAGAGGAAGTTTTAGCGGATGAAGAAAACAAATCCGCATTGGACAAATTTTGCGTCAATCTGACGGAGAAAGCCAAACAGGGAAAATTGGATCCTTGCATCGGACGCGAAGACGAAATCGACAGAACCATTCATATTCTCGCGCGCAGACGCAAAAACAATCCTATCTTTGTTGGAGAAGCGGGCGTCGGTAAAACTTCCATTGTAGAAGGACTCGCCCAAAGAATCGTACAGGGAAAAGTTCCCGACAGTCTTAAACATTTTATCATCTATTCTTTGGATATGGGGCTTGTAATGGCAGGCACCAAGTTTCGGGGTGAGTTTGAGGAAAGGCTCAAAAACATTCTGAATGAAGTTGTGGGAGATCCGAATAAGGTTATCTTCGTGGATGAAATCCATACCATTGTAGGTGCAGGCGCCGTGTCCGGAGGAAGTTTGGACGCATCCAATCTGATGAAGCCTGCACTCGCCAATGGAGAATTGAAATGTATAGGAACGACAACTTATAAAGAATATAAATCCATATTTGAAAAGGATCATGCGCTATCTCGTAGGTTTCAAAAAATCGAAGTAGAGGAACCGAGTGTCGAAGATGCTGTGAAAATTCTGAACGGCCTAAAGCCGAAGTATGAAGAATTCCACGGAGTCAAATACAGCCCGAAATCCATCCAATCCGCTGTGGAATTATCCAATCTTTATATCCGGGACAGACAATTACCGGACAAAGCAATCGACCTTATGGATGAGGCAGGCGCCTTTGTTAAGTTACGCGATGAAAAAAAGGAAAATGCAAAACGCCAAGTTAACCTTCCCGAAATAGAAGCATTGGTTTCAAAGATTGCAAAAATCCCTCCCAAAACCGTGAAGACCGATGACAAAAAGAAATTGGAGTCATTGGCGGCCGATATGCAAACCGTAGTTTTCGGACAAGATCATGCCATAGAACAAGTTGTAGATTCGATTCATTATTCCCGTTCCGGTCTTGCAGGAGAAGGAAGGCCGATCGGTAGTTTTCTATTTGTGGGACCGACCGGTGTGGGCAAAACGGAAGTGGCGAAAACCCTTGCGGAAAAAATGGGAGTCGCCTTCCTTCGTTTCGATATGTCGGAGTATATGGAAAAACATTCCGTTTCCAGACTTATCGGTTCTCCTCCCGGTTATGTGGGATACGATCAAGGTGGCCAACTAACAGACGCAATTGCAAAAACGCCTCATTGTGTGCTTTTGTTGGATGAAATAGAAAAAGCCCACGAAGATATTTATAATATTCTGCTTCAAGTAATGGATCATGCGACTCTTACCGATAGCACTGGCAAAAAAGCGGACTTTAGGCAAGTGATACTGATCCTTACCACAAATACAGGTGCCCGGGAAAGTTCCAAACCACTACTTGGATTTGAACAGTCAAGTTATGACGATCGAAGTATGAAAGCGATCGAACAGACCTTTTCTCCCGAGTTCCGAAATAGGCTAACGTCCGTTATTGAATTTCATCCTTTGACAATTCCGATCGTGGAAAGAATCGTGGATCGGATGTTTTTGGAATTAAAAGAGAAAGCAAAACGAAAAAATGTGCTGATCGAATTATCCGAAGAGGCTCGTACTTTTCTCGCGGAGACAGGTTATAATAAGGAAATGGGTGCAAGACCGATTCAAAGAATCATTGACACTGAGATCGGCAAACCTCTTTCCAAAAAGATCTTATTTGCTTCCGATTCCCATGAAAAATGGAAAGTGGTGATCGTAAAAGATACAAATGGGAAACCTAAGATTGATCTGGAAAAAGAGTTGAGCTAA
- a CDS encoding Hsp20/alpha crystallin family protein has translation MLFRILDNPTRSNPFWRDFDRLNEEITKSILDSQFGNTRSFPPVNVYTKEEEALVAFLVPGLTPDQIEISVKDNLLTVQGKKKEEVLAEGTEVLRREIFSGEFVRTVELPFRVNQEAVSAKYTNGVLNIHLPRREEDKPKKISIVAE, from the coding sequence ATGCTTTTTCGAATTCTAGACAATCCTACCCGTTCCAACCCGTTTTGGAGAGATTTTGACAGATTGAATGAAGAGATCACCAAATCCATTTTGGACTCCCAATTTGGAAACACACGTAGTTTTCCTCCCGTGAACGTATATACGAAGGAAGAGGAAGCTCTTGTGGCATTTCTTGTTCCCGGTCTAACCCCTGACCAAATTGAAATCTCTGTAAAAGATAATCTTCTGACCGTTCAAGGTAAAAAGAAAGAAGAGGTACTCGCAGAAGGAACCGAAGTTCTCAGACGTGAGATTTTTTCCGGAGAATTTGTGAGAACCGTTGAGCTCCCTTTTAGAGTAAATCAAGAAGCGGTTTCAGCCAAATACACAAACGGGGTCTTGAACATTCACCTTCCTCGCAGAGAAGAAGACAAACCTAAAAAGATATCCATCGTAGCCGAATAA
- a CDS encoding 2-isopropylmalate synthase: MEDYVRIFDTTLRDGEQCPGAAMSEDEKVEIAQHLAKMKVDIIEAGFPVSSPVQFKAVERIAREIEGPIICALARSLKPDLEAARDALKPAAKKRIHTFIASSPIHMKHKLDKSPSEVLAMAKDAVRMARGFVEDVEFSPEDATRSEWEFLRELVEVVIEEGATTINIPDTVGYTTPQEYGELFHFLKTKVKGADKVIFSAHCHNDLGLAVANSLATVLAGGRQIECTVNGIGERAGNTAMEEVVMALRTRKDKFGVETKIDGTLITRASYLVKTITGMVVQPNKAIVGTNAFAHESGIHQDGVIKNRQTYEIMTPESVGLKSNRMVLGRHSGRAGFKDRIIRLGFDPKPEDLDNAYQRFLEVADKKKEIFDEDIIALFQSETRKTGVDEKYELVSFEQTTGSEKTPVSSLTLLVDKAKKQSTSEGDGPVDSIFKAIDKITGVYPLLSRLVISPVTEGTDAMAEASVTIEYEGKRVVGKGDSTDIIEACAKAYINALNRL, translated from the coding sequence ATGGAAGATTACGTTCGCATATTTGATACCACTCTCCGAGACGGAGAACAATGCCCCGGTGCCGCCATGAGCGAAGATGAAAAAGTGGAAATCGCACAACATCTGGCAAAAATGAAGGTTGATATCATCGAAGCAGGTTTTCCTGTTTCTTCTCCGGTTCAGTTCAAAGCGGTAGAACGAATTGCCCGGGAAATAGAAGGGCCTATTATCTGTGCTTTGGCACGATCTCTAAAACCGGATTTGGAAGCGGCAAGAGACGCATTAAAACCGGCTGCAAAAAAAAGAATTCATACATTTATCGCATCCTCTCCCATCCACATGAAACACAAATTGGACAAGTCACCTAGCGAAGTTTTGGCGATGGCAAAAGACGCAGTCAGAATGGCCCGGGGATTTGTGGAAGATGTGGAATTTTCTCCGGAAGACGCAACTAGGTCAGAATGGGAATTTCTTCGGGAGCTCGTGGAAGTCGTGATCGAAGAAGGTGCGACCACAATCAATATCCCGGACACTGTCGGATATACAACCCCGCAAGAATACGGAGAACTCTTTCATTTCCTGAAAACAAAAGTCAAAGGAGCGGACAAAGTCATATTCTCAGCGCATTGCCATAACGACTTGGGACTTGCCGTGGCCAATTCCCTGGCTACGGTCCTCGCAGGTGGAAGACAGATCGAATGCACAGTCAATGGGATCGGAGAAAGAGCCGGGAATACGGCTATGGAAGAAGTTGTCATGGCACTTCGTACCCGAAAAGACAAATTCGGAGTGGAAACAAAAATAGACGGAACTCTGATCACGAGAGCGTCTTACTTGGTTAAGACGATTACCGGAATGGTCGTTCAACCTAACAAAGCCATTGTGGGAACCAATGCGTTCGCTCACGAATCCGGAATCCACCAGGACGGTGTGATCAAAAACAGACAAACTTATGAAATCATGACGCCTGAATCCGTCGGCTTGAAATCCAATAGAATGGTGCTTGGTCGTCACTCGGGACGAGCCGGATTCAAAGACAGAATCATCAGACTGGGATTCGATCCGAAACCGGAAGATCTGGACAACGCCTACCAAAGGTTTTTGGAAGTTGCCGACAAAAAGAAAGAAATCTTTGATGAAGATATCATCGCTCTTTTTCAATCGGAAACCCGCAAAACGGGAGTTGATGAGAAATACGAACTGGTTTCTTTCGAACAAACTACCGGTTCCGAAAAAACACCCGTATCCAGTTTGACTTTGCTTGTAGACAAAGCCAAAAAACAATCCACCTCGGAAGGAGACGGTCCTGTAGATAGTATCTTCAAAGCCATTGACAAAATCACAGGAGTCTATCCTCTGCTCTCCCGTTTGGTGATCTCTCCTGTTACGGAAGGAACGGATGCAATGGCGGAAGCATCCGTAACCATCGAATACGAAGGCAAACGAGTGGTTGGAAAAGGGGATTCCACGGATATCATCGAAGCTTGTGCCAAAGCCTATATCAACGCACTCAATCGGCTTTAA
- a CDS encoding Hsp20/alpha crystallin family protein — protein MTVAIQDKPESKTTEVKTENKEKLRTYSPNVNVFENAEALVFHFEMPGVDESTVEIVLEKDSLVVEGKFKENLFEKGNPTYLEFKEGNYYRKFTLGKLVDSEKTKAKIKNGFLELTLPKIEPKKKKVEIEQG, from the coding sequence ATGACAGTTGCTATACAAGATAAACCGGAATCAAAAACCACAGAAGTTAAAACGGAAAACAAAGAGAAGCTTCGCACTTACTCTCCGAACGTAAATGTTTTCGAGAACGCGGAAGCACTCGTATTTCATTTCGAAATGCCGGGAGTGGATGAATCCACTGTCGAGATTGTTTTGGAAAAGGACAGTCTTGTTGTGGAAGGTAAGTTTAAAGAAAACCTTTTTGAAAAAGGAAATCCTACTTATCTGGAATTCAAAGAAGGAAATTACTATCGAAAATTTACTCTTGGTAAGTTGGTCGATTCCGAAAAGACAAAGGCAAAAATCAAAAACGGATTTTTGGAACTAACTTTGCCTAAGATCGAACCTAAGAAGAAAAAGGTCGAGATAGAACAAGGTTAA
- a CDS encoding RidA family protein encodes MDIEANLKSLGLVLPPPPKAVALYLPSIRTGNLIFTSGQLPMESGALTVKGKLGGTVTLETAKAQARIACLNAISTLLLQIPSLDQVERILKLGVYVASLPDFTEQHLVANGASELLNEIFKEKGPHARFAIGVSSLPLDACVELELTVEVKG; translated from the coding sequence ATGGATATCGAAGCCAATTTAAAGTCCCTGGGACTCGTTTTACCTCCTCCTCCGAAAGCAGTAGCGCTTTACCTCCCTTCCATTCGGACGGGAAATCTGATTTTTACCTCCGGGCAGTTGCCGATGGAATCAGGTGCCCTGACCGTCAAAGGTAAATTAGGTGGAACAGTAACTCTCGAAACGGCAAAAGCGCAAGCACGCATTGCCTGTCTGAACGCGATTTCCACTCTACTTTTACAAATCCCTTCTTTAGACCAAGTGGAGAGGATTTTAAAATTGGGGGTTTACGTAGCGTCCCTTCCCGATTTTACGGAGCAACATCTGGTAGCAAACGGAGCATCCGAGCTACTGAATGAAATATTCAAGGAGAAAGGACCTCACGCTCGTTTTGCGATTGGAGTATCTTCCCTTCCTTTGGATGCTTGCGTAGAGTTGGAACTCACCGTAGAAGTAAAAGGTTAA